Proteins from a genomic interval of Lolium perenne isolate Kyuss_39 chromosome 1, Kyuss_2.0, whole genome shotgun sequence:
- the LOC127327676 gene encoding uncharacterized protein isoform X3, whose product MQVHVGPSMEKVELSSDLKFLSKIQIEWFKVLQIDQNLVRSDFVELNQELGDEFLNETNWMRTIPEKKNKWNRMRRFYLYCWDCYIDGVEEVQGQISQDQNLVRSDFVELNQELGDEFLNETNWGILSCAMVIPREEIAKCDTLIPLLDANNSGEEEVVRTRILFILTGFLY is encoded by the exons atgcaggtgcatgttggtccaagcatggagaaggttgagctatcctcagatctgaagttcttgagcaaa atccaaatcgagtggttcaaagttctgcagatag atcaaaatctggtcagatctgactttgtcgaattaaaccaggagcttggagacgaatttttgaatgaaaccaactgg atgcgaacaattccggagaagaagaacaagtggaatcggatgagaagattttatttatattgttgggattgttatattgatggagttgaagaagtacagggacaaataagccaag atcaaaatctggtcagatctgactttgtcgaattaaaccaggagcttggagacgaatttttgaatgaaaccaactgg gggatacttagttgtgccatggtgataccgagagaggaaattgctaagtgtgatactctcatacctttactag atgcgaacaattccggagaagaagaagtggttcggacgaggattttatttatattgacgggattcttatattga
- the LOC127327676 gene encoding uncharacterized protein isoform X2 gives MLVQAWRRFWYDLVKSAKSRVQIQIEWFKVLQIDQNLVRSDFVELNQELGDEFLNETNWMRTIPEKKNKWNRMRRFYLYCWDCYIDGVEEVQGQISQDQNLVRSDFVELNQELGDEFLNETNWMRTIPEKKNKWNRMRRFYLYCWDCYIDGVEEVQGQISQDANNSGEEEVVRTRILFILTGFLY, from the exons atgttggtccaagcatggagaag attctggtacgatcttgtaaaatccgccaaatctcgtgtccagatccaaatcgagtggttcaaagttctgcagatag atcaaaatctggtcagatctgactttgtcgaattaaaccaggagcttggagacgaatttttgaatgaaaccaactgg atgcgaacaattccggagaagaagaacaagtggaatcggatgagaagattttatttatattgttgggattgttatattgatggagttgaagaagtacagggacaaataagccaag atcaaaatctggtcagatctgactttgtcgaattaaaccaggagcttggagacgaatttttgaatgaaaccaactgg atgcgaacaattccggagaagaagaacaagtggaatcggatgagaagattttatttatattgttgggattgttatattgatggagttgaagaagtacagggacaaataagccaag atgcgaacaattccggagaagaagaagtggttcggacgaggattttatttatattgacgggattcttatattga
- the LOC127327676 gene encoding uncharacterized protein isoform X1 yields the protein MQVHVGPSMEKVELSSDLKFLSKIQIEWFKVLQIDQNLVRSDFVELNQELGDEFLNETNWMRTIPEKKNKWNRMRRFYLYCWDCYIDGVEEVQGQISQDQNLVRSDFVELNQELGDEFLNETNWMRTIPEKKNKWNRMRRFYLYCWDCYIDGVEEVQGQISQDANNSGEEEVVRTRILFILTGFLY from the exons atgcaggtgcatgttggtccaagcatggagaaggttgagctatcctcagatctgaagttcttgagcaaa atccaaatcgagtggttcaaagttctgcagatag atcaaaatctggtcagatctgactttgtcgaattaaaccaggagcttggagacgaatttttgaatgaaaccaactgg atgcgaacaattccggagaagaagaacaagtggaatcggatgagaagattttatttatattgttgggattgttatattgatggagttgaagaagtacagggacaaataagccaag atcaaaatctggtcagatctgactttgtcgaattaaaccaggagcttggagacgaatttttgaatgaaaccaactgg atgcgaacaattccggagaagaagaacaagtggaatcggatgagaagattttatttatattgttgggattgttatattgatggagttgaagaagtacagggacaaataagccaag atgcgaacaattccggagaagaagaagtggttcggacgaggattttatttatattgacgggattcttatattga
- the LOC127327676 gene encoding uncharacterized protein isoform X4, producing the protein MQVHVGPSMEKVELSSDLKFLSKIQIEWFKVLQIDQNLVRSDFVELNQELGDEFLNETNWMRTIPEKKNKWNRMRRFYLYCWDCYIDGVEEVQGQISQDQNLVRSDFVELNQELGDEFLNETNWMRTIPEKKNKWNRMRRFYLYCWDCYIDGVEEVQGQISQDLKEFDR; encoded by the exons atgcaggtgcatgttggtccaagcatggagaaggttgagctatcctcagatctgaagttcttgagcaaa atccaaatcgagtggttcaaagttctgcagatag atcaaaatctggtcagatctgactttgtcgaattaaaccaggagcttggagacgaatttttgaatgaaaccaactgg atgcgaacaattccggagaagaagaacaagtggaatcggatgagaagattttatttatattgttgggattgttatattgatggagttgaagaagtacagggacaaataagccaag atcaaaatctggtcagatctgactttgtcgaattaaaccaggagcttggagacgaatttttgaatgaaaccaactgg atgcgaacaattccggagaagaagaacaagtggaatcggatgagaagattttatttatattgttgggattgttatattgatggagttgaagaagtacagggacaaataagccaag acttgaaggagttcgacagatga
- the LOC127327678 gene encoding RNA demethylase ALKBH9B-like, which produces MSSSPLLSDDGVSRVRRKKDFSHMDRLDGRAVNILQGLELHTAVFSPEEQRAIVAAVLDLQDRGRRGHLRERTYSEPRKWMRGKGRATIQFGCCYNYAVDRDGNPPGIVRDSAVDPLPPLLAAMVRRLVLWRVLPRACVPDSCIVNIYDVDDCIPPHVDSHDFLRPFCTASFLADCDILFGRTLKVLGPGEFGGAGSTSINLPAGSVLVLNGNGADVAKHCVPAVPAKRISITFRKMDAGKVPFGFTPHAMLQNLSAAAPPVVRPGTASTGAAEGKSPGGVPFSLSTDEFPSLGGSSPAMRPATVTTPLYRPHNTEAADQQSQSAAARAATPKQQQAATPQNKNHAAPVTAGQSAGGVPFGLSTDEFPALGALPASGRRPGRR; this is translated from the exons ATGTCGTCGTCGCCGCTGCTGTCCGACGACGGCGTGAGCCGAGTGCGCCGCAAGAAGGACTTCTCGCACATGGACCGCCTCGACGGCCGCGCGGTCAACATCCTCCAGGGCCTCGAGCTCCACACCGCCGTCTTCTCCCCGGAAGAGCAGCGCGCCATCGTCGCCGCCGTCCTCGACCTCCAGGACCGCGGCCGCCGCGGCCACCTCCGAG AGCGGACCTACTCGGAGCCGCGCAAGTGGATGCGCGGCAAGGGCCGCGCCACCATCCAGTTCGGCTGCTGCTACAACTACGCCGTCGACCGGGACGGCAACCCGCCGGGCATCGTGCGGGACTCCGCCGTCGACCCGCTCCCGCCGCTGCTCGCCGCCATGGTCCGCCGCCTGGTCCTCTGGCGCGTGCTCCCGCGCGCCTGCGTGCCCGACAGTTGCATCGTCAACATCTACGACGTGGACGACTGCATCCCGCCCCACGTCGACAGCCACGACTTCCTCCGCCCCTTCTGCACCGCCTCCTTCCTCGCCGACTGCGACATCCTCTTCGGCCGGACCCTGAAGGTGCTCGGGCCCGGGGAGTTCGGCGGGGCGGGCTCCACCTCCATCAACTTGCCGGCCGGGTCCGTGCTCGTGCTCAACGGGAACGGCGCGGACGTTGCCAAGCACTGCGTGCCCGCCGTGCCGGCCAAGAGGATCTCGATCACCTTCAGGAAGATGGACGCCGGCAAGGTCCCGTTCGGGTTCACCCCTCACGCCATGCTGCAGAACCTTTCCGCCGCGGCGCCGCCCGTGGTACGGCCAGGAACGGCGAGCACAGGAGCGGCAGAGGGGAAGAGCCCTGGCGGCGTGCCTTTCAGTCTCTCCACCGACGAGTTCCCGTCTCTTGGCGGCTCGTCGCCTGCGATGCGGCCAGCAACGGTGACCACGCCTCTTTACCGGCCCCATAACACAGAAGCAGCAGATCAGCAAAGCCAGAGCGCGGCCGCGAGAGCTGCAACGCCTAAGCAGCAGCAAGCGGCGACTCCTCAGAACAAGAATCACGCGGCTCCTGTCACGGCCGGAcagagcgccggcggcgtgcctttCGGTCTCTCCACCGACGAGTTCCCGGCGCTTGGCGCCTTGCCAGCCAGCGGACGCCGACCAGGAAGGAGATAG